In a single window of the Biomphalaria glabrata chromosome 5, xgBioGlab47.1, whole genome shotgun sequence genome:
- the LOC106074860 gene encoding exportin-2-like, which produces MEVTPANLEAMSGYLQQTLSPDQDIRRNAEKFLESVECNLNYPLLLLHLMDKDQVESHIRVSSAITFKNYIKRNWKVAEGWQDKIHKDDREAIKQYIVGLMLKSPEQVQKQLSDAISIIGREDFPKKWPNLLSEMISKFETGDFNVINGVLQTAHSIFKRYRHEFKSQELWEEIKFVLDNFATALTELFKATMNLATTHANDPKALKVIFGSILLICKIFYSLNFQDLPEHFEDNMKVWMDYFLALLSVDNKLLQTSDESEAGLLEQIKSQVCDNVALYAQKYDEEFSPHLPGFVTAIWSLLISTGQGVKYDLLVSNAIQFLASVAERPAYKALFDNTDTLASICEKVVVPNMQLRDADEELFEDNPEEYMRRDIEGSDVDTRRRAACDLVQALCKSFEGPVIQNFSRYVQALLENYGKNPNANWKSKDAAIFLVTSLAAKGQTQKQGVTQTSELVNITEFYQAHILPDLKSNNMNEMPILKADIIKYLMVFRNQLPAAVIQAAVPDLIRFLQAESVVVHTYAAHALERLFMVRNNGVAAITSEMIEPMAGELMTSLFSAMEKPGSTENEYIMKAIMRTMSLLQDHIIPMIPQLLMGFKAKLLLVSKNPSKPHFNHYLFECLCVAIRASCKKHPEAVTVFEEALFLPFTDILQQDVQEFIPYVFQILSLLIEQHPGKIPETYMALFPHLLAPVLWERPGNIPPLVRLLQAYIHKGADQIEADKLNGLLGVFQKLIASKTHDHEGFYLLNYIIEFMPKEIVTPYLKQVFMLLFQRLSNSKTTKYIKSLLVFFCLYTIKYSATSLIELIDGLQAKMFAMVIERLFLQDLQKISGNTSKKICAVGVTNILTEADSMLTGDYASLWPKLLQALIGLFELPEDSSVPDDEHFIEIEDTPGYQTAYSQLAFAGKHDHDPLAGFVDDPKVNLAKHLEKMSVRRPGMIQPMINSGMEAGAKNFLHQYCQTANINLV; this is translated from the exons ATGGAGGTAACTCCAGCAAATTTAGAAGCCATGTCAGGTTATCTGCAACAAACTTTATCTCCTGACCAAGATATAAGAAGAAATG CTGAGAAATTTTTGGAGTCAGTAGAGTGTAACCTGAACTATCCCTTGCTACTTTTACATTTGATGGACAAGGATCAAGTTGAATCCCACATCAGAGTCTCATCTgccattacatttaaaaattatatcaaGAGGAATTGGAAAGTG GCTGAAGgttggcaagacaaaatacacaAGGATGACAGAGAAGcaataaaacaatacattgtTGGCCTCATGTTGAAAAGTCCAGAACAGGTTCAGAAGCAG CTAAGTGATGCTATCAGCATAATAGGCAGAGAAGATTTCCCTAAAAAATGGCCTAATCTTTTGTCAGAGATGATCAGTAAATTTGAAACTGGAGATTTCAATGTTATCAATGGTGTTCTTCAGACAGCACATTCAATTTTCAAGAG GTATCGACATGAATTCAAATCCCAAGAACTTTGGGAAGAAATCAAATTTGTTTTGGACAATTTCGCTACAGCTCTGACAGAGCTTTTTAAG GCAACAATGAATCTGGCCACTACCCATGCTAATGATCCCAAGGCATTGAAAGTAATATTTGGAAGCATTTTACTCATCTGTAAAATTTTCTACAGCCTCAACTTTCAG GATTTGCCAGAACATTTTGAAGATAATATGAAAGTCTGGATGGATTACTTCTTAGCTCTGCTGAGTGTTGATAACAAATTGTTACAAACCAGT GATGAATCAGAAGCTGGACTTTTAGAGCAGATCAAATCTCAGGTATGTGACAATGTAGCTCTGTACGCTCAGAAATATGATGAGGAGTTTTCTCCCCATTTGCCAGGATTCGTTACTGCCATCTGGAGTTTGTTGATCAGTACAGGCCAAGGAGTTAAGTATGACTTG CTTGTTAGTAATGCTATCCAGTTCCTGGCATCTGTTGCTGAAAGGCCAGCATATAAAGCTTTATTTGACAATACTGACACACTAGCCAGCATCTGTGAGAAAGTTGTTGTCCCCAATATGCAGCTTAGAG ATGCTGATGAAGAACTGTTTGAGGATAATCCAGAGGAGTATATGAGGCGTGACATAGAAGGCTCTG ATGTAGATACAAGAAGACGGGCAGCCTGTGACCTTGTTCAAGCTCTGTGTAAATCATTTGAAGGACCAGTCATTCAGAACTTTTCTCGCTATGTCCAGGCTTTGCTTGAG AATTACGGCAAAAATCCCAATGCCAactggaaaagtaaagacgcTGCCATATTTCTTGTAACTTCTCTAGCAGCTAAAGGTCAAACTCAAAAA CAAGGTGTTACGCAGACCAGTGAGTTGGTAAACATTACAGAATTCTATCAAGCACACATTCTTCCTGATCTCAAGTCTAATAACA tgAATGAGATGCCCATCTTGAAAGCTGATATTATCAAATATCTCATGGTTTTTAGAAATcag TTGCCTGCTGCTGTGATTCAAGCGGCAGTCCCGGACCTTATTCGTTTCCTCCAGGCTGAATCTGTAGTTGTACACACCTATGCAGCTCATGCCCTGGAGCGGCTTTTTATGGTTCGCAACAATGGAGTCGCAGC GATCACAAGTGAAATGATAGAGCCCATGGCGGGAGAGTTGATGACCAGTTTGTTCAGTGCTATGGAGAAACCAGGATCAACTGAGAATGAATACATTATGAAAG CCATCATGAGAACAATGTCATTATTACAAGATCATATCATTCCCATGATTCCACAACTTCTTATGGGTTTCAAAGCAAAACTCTTACTTGTTAGCAAG AACCCCAGCAAGCCTCATTTCAACCACTATCTTTTTGAATGCCTCTGTGTGGCCATTCGAGCATCTTGTAAGAAGCATCCAGAAGCTGTGACTGTATTTGAGGAAGCTTTATTTTTGCCATTCACAGACATTCTTCAGCAGGATGTTCAAG AATTCATCCCATACGTGTTTCAAATCTTGTCCTTGCTGATTGAGCAACATCCTGGCAAGATACCAGAAACCTACATGGCGCTGTTCCCTCATCTCCTTGCACCTGTGCTTTGGGAACGTCCTGGTAACATCCCTCCCTTGGTGCGCCTCCTTCAGGCATATATCCATAAAGGTGCAGATCAGATAGAAGCTGATAAATTG AATGGTCTTCTTGGAGTTTTCCAGAAGTTGATTGCATCTAAAACCCATGACCATGAAGGTTTCTATTTGCTCAACTACATTATTGAGTTCATGCCCAA AGAGATAGTAACACCTTACTTAAAACAAGTCTTTATGTTACTGTTCCAAAGGCTGAGTAACTCTAAGActacaaaatatattaaaa GTCTCCTGGTGTTTTTCTGTCTTTACACTATCAAATACAGTGCAACATCACTGATTGAACTTATCGATGGATTACAAGCAAA AATGTTCGCCATGGTGATAGAAAGATTATTTCTCCAAGACTTGCAGAAGATATCGGGCAACACGTCCAAAAAAATTTGTGCAGTGGGTGTAACAAATATTCTTACAGAGGCAGACTCCATGCTTACAGGAGATTATGCATCCCTATG GCCAAAATTACTTCAAGCTTTAATTGGTTTATTTGAACTGCCAGAAGACTCTTCAGTGCCTGACGATGAACATTTTATTGAAATTGAGGATACACCAG GTTACCAGACAGCCTATTCCCAGTTGGCATTTGCTGGCAAACATGATCATGACCCATTGGCAGGTTTTGTTGATGATCCCAAAGTTAATTTGGccaaacatttagaaaaaatgtCTGTGCGGCGTCCAGGCATG ATTCAACCTATGATCAATTCTGGGATGGAGGCTGGAGCCAAGAACTTTCTTCATCAGTACTGTCAAACGGCTAATATCAATTTGGTATGA